TGCAGCGAGGCGCGCACCCTCCCCCTCTTCTTTCGAGGCCGTCGTCATGGTGGAGAGTCCCCAGAGCCAGAACGCGCTGTCCCCCGACGAGCTTCACGAGGCGTGGGCCGTGCTCTCCGTGGACGAGCGCCTGGAGGGCTTCCGCCTGCTGCCCGCGGCGGTGGCGGACGACTTCTTCCTGGGACTCAGCGCGCGCGAACAGGGCGAGCTCATCCTCAGCCTCCCCCCGGCCGAGCGCCGCACCTGGGTCCGCCTGCTCCCCCCGGACGACCTGGCCGACCTGGTCCAGGCCGTGGAGCCGGAGCAGGTGGACGCCATCCTGTCGCAGCTGGACGACGCCAGCCGCCGCGAGGTGAACGTCCTCCTGGCGTACTCGGAGGACGACGCGGGTGGCCTCATGAACCCGCGCTTCGCCCGCGTGCGCCCGGACATGAGCATCGACGAGGCCATCGGGTACCTGCGCAAGCAGGCGCGCGAGAAGGTGGAGACCGTCTATTACGCGTACGTGCTGGACGCCGAGCAGCGGCTGCAGGGCGTGCTGTCCCTGCGCCAGCTCTTCCAGGCCGCGCCGGACAAGCGCGTGGCGGACGTGATGATTCGCGACGTCATCACCGTGGCGGAGAACACGGACCAGGAGGCGGTGAGCCGCACCTTCTCCGAGCACAGCTTCATGGCCATGCCCGTGGTGGACGAGCAGCGGCGCATGAAGGGCATCGTCACGGTGGACGACATCGTGGACGTGGTCCAGGAAGAGGCCACGGAGGACATCCAGAA
The sequence above is drawn from the Corallococcus sp. NCRR genome and encodes:
- the mgtE gene encoding magnesium transporter, with the translated sequence MVESPQSQNALSPDELHEAWAVLSVDERLEGFRLLPAAVADDFFLGLSAREQGELILSLPPAERRTWVRLLPPDDLADLVQAVEPEQVDAILSQLDDASRREVNVLLAYSEDDAGGLMNPRFARVRPDMSIDEAIGYLRKQAREKVETVYYAYVLDAEQRLQGVLSLRQLFQAAPDKRVADVMIRDVITVAENTDQEAVSRTFSEHSFMAMPVVDEQRRMKGIVTVDDIVDVVQEEATEDIQKVGGMEALDAPYFDVGFMAMLKKRAGWLMVLFLGEMLTATAMGYFEHEIARAVVLSLFIPLIISSGGNSGSQATTLIIRSLALSEMRLKDWWRVARRELTTGLALGAVLGIVGFLRVIAWQALFHSYGDHAMLIGLTVGVSLVGVVIFGTLSGSMLPFILRRVGFDPASASAPFVATLVDVSGLVIYFTAASLFLSGTLL